The nucleotide sequence GACTACGAAGTAGTTTGCGAAGATTATGTCAGTGGAGAGGTGTTAATTCACTTTGATGATCGTTCACTCCCTGCCCGTATACAGTCAAAGTTAAAAAAATATTATGGTCAACATGGTTGGCAACTATCGGGTAAAACACATTTATTAAATTCAATTGGCTTACAAACCATACTTAGCTCTCCTGGAAGCAATCCACAGCAATTAAACGTTCAAGTAAATCGAAACAGCAAAGGCTGGGTATTAGCGATTGGCGCACATCGTTTTAAGTTGCGTGATGAGGAATGGCGTTTGCTGTATTCATTACCAAATAATCAACATGATAATTTACAATTTTATATTGAAAATGAATTCGGGAATGAGTTACAACACGCACTATTTCATGAGCAGGAGTTTCGTTTTGCTGTTTCTGGAAATTTACCCAAAAGCTTTTATCTAAGTATTTATTACATTGACACACGAGGTAAAATTGTAGAGATTCGCGCCAATGAATTTCACCGCAACACTAAAAAACTACTCACTCCGCAACAAGGTATATTTACGGCAGAACTTGAAGCTGACTTAGAGACCAGCATAGATGATTATCTTTTAGTGATTAGCCAGTCACCGTTGGCAAGACCTAACTCACCTTGGTTATATCAAGGATGGTCAGAATTTTTCGAAAGAAACAATGCGTTAGGATTAAGATTAACCATACGTTAAGAGCTATTAGTAAAGACTATAATTGTTGCAGTTAAAGTGGCTTATTGATTTACTTTGTATTTCATCTAAATGAGCAAGAGGTTAATGTCACCACAACGCTCTTAACCAATTGCCTTTCAGTTTTTCGTATTACCCAACAGTCAATACCAACTAAATACACTAATAACAATTTCTTGCATTTCTGATATTTCTTACTGCTTTGTCATATTGGGCCTTATTATGCTTATAATAGTAACTGTCTTCATACCTACCATTAGTAGCAGCAATACCAAGCCCTTTATACGGTATATTTGATATTGTCATTGACATCTGTTTATTACCGGTAAGCTAGTCTAAAAATTCCGATAGATTTAAAAATCGATTTTCTGGTTTAGGAGATAAAGCTTTTTGAATACCATTACTGACTTTTTTGTTTATACCTTTTACCAAGGTATTTAGCGGTTCAATTGCACCTGCAGGCACTTCACCACTAAGCAATTCATAGCTAAGAACAGCCAACGCATATTGATCAGCTCTGCCATCAATATTGGACCGTCCTCTTAATTGTTCGGGCGCCATATAATAGGCGGTGCCACTTGCTGCTCCTGTTTGCGTGCGTTAGCTTGTGCTCATGACTCTAGCGAAATTTGAATAACCAACTAAGCTGAATCTTTAGATATTACTAGCTGTTCGTTTATCAATTTGGTTCTTGTCGAGCACTTTTTTTAGTATAAATTTAAATAGTGCCTCTTTAAGACTGTCCATGAAAAGTCGACTCATAACTTACTGCTTCTGAATCGTTACTTATATTGAACTTGAACGATCTAAATACTTGATGATACGAGCTAGGCGCTCTAATGGTGATCGTTACTTCTTTATGTTCTTTTGGTTTTAATGATACGTCGGTAGCACCTATGATAGTAAACTGTTCTCCTAAGTTAGTCGCAATGTTAAATATAGCCTTTTGGTTGGTTTTATTGAGTAACTTTAAGGTAAATGAATTCTCTGTTTCGCCAGAATATAATGTTCGATAGAGCACATTTCTGTCTTTAATAACCGACACTTCGAAACTGTCCCGAGCACCAAGCCATAAGCCAAGTGATACCAGCATAGAAATAATGATCATTGTATAAGCAAAAATCGAAAGCTTAGATTTTGCATGTGTCATTTCATAGCCAAATTTGATTAATTTAGATTTGTAGCCAAATTTTTCCATAACCTGATCACAAGCATCGATACATAAACCGCAGCTAATGCACTGATATTGCAACCCGTTTCTAATATCGATACCGACTGGGCATACTTGAACGCAAAGATTACAATCAACACAATCGCCAAGTTGTTCAGGCTTTTCTTTATTGAGCTTTCTAGGCCCTCTATTTTCGCCGCGATTAGCATCATACATTACGACACTAGTGCTAGGGTTAAACATCACCGATTGAAAGCGAGAATACGGGCACATATGTTCACACATCTTTTCTCTAATAAAACCCGCATTGGTATAAGTGCATACTGCAAAAAATATTACCCACCAGAAAACGACGTTAGAAAGCTGCCCGTTAATAAACGATAGATAAAGTTCATTTGCTGGAACAAAATACGACATAAAAACAAGCGAAGTAAGGATAGAAAACACTAACCAGATTGTGTGTTTTAGGGATTTTTTCACTAGCTTATTGATTGACCACTTTGCTTTATCTAACGCGATTCGCTTACTGCGAGCACCCTCAACTCTGTGCTCTACCCAAACAAACATTAACGTCCATATTGTTTGCGGACAGGTAAATCCACACCAGACACGACCATATTTTGTTGAAACGACAAATAAGGCGAATGCTGCAATGATAAAAATAAACACAAACAAGAGTAAATCATGAGGGAAAAATATGAATTCGAACACTTTTAATGTTTGCGCTTCGAGATCAAAAATTACCGCTTGTTCATTTTGGTGAGAAATAAATGGGATCAATATAAATAGCGACATAAGAACGAAAGATATGCTGCGTCTTATTCGTTGATAAAAGCCTTTTTGTTCACGAACATATATTTTTTGATCAGTTGTTGAACTGTTGCCAATCTGGTTAGTTTGAAATATGACTTGTTGCTTGTTAATTAACGTATTCGATTCTTTATTCATTGCGCTCACCGATAGAAATTAATGGTAATACTTAATGAATAAATTTTATTTTAAAGCCTTAAAAGGTTACAGATACAGATATCTTAATTATAATGGGTACAGATTTACAATATGACTACTAGTTCCATGGCGAAACCAGTTAAATACTTCGAAATTGCTCGACAGATAGAAAGCCAAATTTTATCGAAAACATTACTGCATGGCGCAAAATTGCCATCAATAAGAGAATTAGCGATAAAATATAGTGTTGCAAAAAACACTGTGATCAGTGCCCTACAGCAATTAGAGTCTAAAAAATTGGTCGTTGCAGCCCCTAAAAAAGGCTATTTTGTTTCATATCAATCAACAACAAAACGCATTCCAAAACTTTTAATTTCACCCTTAACAGTGCAAGCGGTAAATATGCCCGATGTATTTTATGATGTTATGGAAAAAGGCGCTGCGTTTGACATTCTAGCGACGCCTACTAACTTCCATGACCATAATAAACTCAGTGAACTCAATCGCTATATAGGCAAGTCATTAAGACAAAAATCTGCTGCTCATGCGAATTACTATGATAAACCTTTAGGGAACGACTATTTAAGAGAGCAGATCGCACTTCGCTATCAACAACGAGAGTGTAATTTCAATCGAGAACAGCTGTGTATAACATCAGGCTGCCAACATGCCCTGTTTATTGCGCTATTAAGTTGTTGTAAACCTGGAGACAATATTGCAGTAGAAACCCCAACGTTTTATGGTGTCCTTCGTTTATTAGAACAGCTTAATTTGAATATCATCGAAATCCCCTCTTCGATAGAAACAGGCATTAACACCAAAGAACTAACCAATGCGTTATCTAAGTGGAACATCAGTGCGTGTATTGTCACCCCGTGTTTTGCCACACCTGCAGGCTCTTGTATGACCGACACGCAAAAACAATCTATGGTGTTACTCGCTAACGAATATGATTTTGCCATTATTGAAGATGATATTTATGGCGATATCGGCTTTGACCAATCCGCGATAAAACCAATAAAAGCATTCGATACAGAAGATAGGGTTATTTTGTGTGGATCGTTTTCAAAGTCTTTATCACGAGATTTACGACTAGGTTGGATTAGTGCTGGTCGTTGGCATAAAGAAGCGGTTCGATTTAAACTCGCTAGTCAATTAGCGAACAGCCAAAGCGACCAAGAAGGAGTCGCGCAGTTTATGATGCATGGTCATTATAGACGTCATTTAGATCAATTTAGGGTAAAATTAGCACAACAACAAGCTCAGCTAATCGACGCCATTGAACAGTACTTCCCTAAAGATTGTGCCTATAGTATTCCTAAAGGTGGATTGTGTTTATGGTTAGAGCTAAACAATAATGTTAATACCGACGTATTGTATCAACAGGCTAGAAAGTTAAATATTCATCTTACTCCAGGGCTTTTGTTTAGTAGTCAGGGGTTTTATAACCATCACTTACGTTTAAGTTATAACCACCCGATCACTAATGAACGTCTAACGGCTTTAAAACAGTTAGCAATGCTTATTAAAAAGTTTAACTAGAGAGTTTTGCGGTTTAATGATGAGGTTGAAAAGCTAAGTTTAAATACTTCGTTTAAATACCCATAAAAACAAAACCCTATGCTGTTACATAGGGCTTTTTAAGGATTTATAAAAGCTTATAAAATATGCTAAATTAACTTATTCGGCTGTATCTTTGTCTTTTAATTCTAGCTTATCTTTATGGTCTAATTCGTGGCTTGGCATGGTTTTATTACCTTGCTTTAAGTAGTTATCCATCCAGCGCATTAAACGTAGATTGTAATCATACTTTGCGGCCATTCGCTTATTACCGTGACCTTCACCTGGGTAATACACTAAACGAACTGGCTTGTTTTGCACTTTAAAGTAACGATATAGCTCCATAGATTGAGCAGGATGAACTCGCGGGTCATCTTTACCGTGCATGATTAATAATGGGGTTTTAGATTGCCCTGCCCAATAAATTGGACTGCGTTCTAAATACCATGACCACTTATCCCAAGGATATGAGCGCGCATGAACATTATGCATCTCTGAAGAAATATCTGTAGTACCAAATTTTGAAAGTTGATTTGATATACCAACAAACATCACACTTGCAGCAAAATGCTCAGTTAGTTTAGTTGCGCCCCATGCTGATGCATAACCACCGTATGAACCACCTGTAATCCCTACTTTTGACTCATCAACTAAGCCCATGTCAACTAAGTGATTTTTGAAATCGATTAAATCATCAAACTCTTTACCAGCATAATCGTTTTGGCCTAATTTTGAGTAATCAACGCCCTTACCTGTGCTACCACGGTAGTTAGGATAGAAAACTGCGTAACCTTGTCCTGCGGCTAATTGACCTGGACGAGAGTAATTGGTAACCCAACCGTCCTTATCATGACTTTCTGGACCGCCATGAACCGTCATAATTAACGGGTACGTTTGACCTTCTTTATAATCAACAGGGTAAATCAAGATACCATCAATGATCACGCCGTCTCTCGCTTTTAAAGACAAAGTTTGTTGCTTACCAAAACGTCTATCTGCTAACCACTCATTTGAGTTAGTTAAACGAGTCGCTTTATTGTTGCGAACCATGAATACTTCATTGACATGCTTTTCAGTATTGGCTTTTAAGGCGATAGTTTTGCCTGAGTTCGAAATGCTGATATTGGATGGAATAAACTGCCCTAATGAAATAACAGTTTCAATTTCTGGATTCGACAACTCTAGTTTACCAAGCATGCTTTGTGTGCCTTGGTTGCCAATAAAGTACAATTCATTGTCTGACTTTGACCATGCAAAATCAGCAATATGACCAGGATAGTTTTCTAGCCAATAGTTTACTTTTGAGTCATTAGTATTGGCGATAAATAAACGACCCGCAGACGGATCATGTTTATCTTCTGCGCCGATCATAGCCACATATTGACCATCATGAGAAAAGCTAGCGTCGCCTAACTTACCTTCAGTAGAAAATGAGTTAGTAATTTTTTTCGACGCTATGTTGAAGGTATGCCACTGTGAAAGCGTATATTTATCATCAATAAGTGCACTTGGTTGGGTTTTTACTAACAAAGTATCATTGTTTGGTGAAAAATGAACCGCTGAAACGTAATCGTTAATTGGCGCGGCTTCTGGATTAATGGCTTTTTTAGTGATTTTTAGATCAACTAAGTAAAGCTCTTGGTTCACTAGGTCTTCTTCAAAAACTTCGGCTTTGAAACCAAGTTCTTTCAGTTTTTTAACTGACTTGTCAGAGGCAGGTTTTGCTAATATAGCAACGGTTTTGCCATCATTTGATAAGCTGTAACTGCTTATTGATCTATCTTTTAGTGAGATAACTTTTTGCTCTGAACCACCTAAAAACGCGATTCGATACAATGAGCTATATTTTTCTTCAGCCATTTTCGCTAGAAAATAGATATATTCATCATTGTGAGACCATTGAATGTTTTTGATGTTTACTTGACCGGTAATGTAAGGACGCTCGACACCTTTATCATCAAGTAAAAATAGTTGTGTCCAATTTAACCCGTCTTTTTCGACATAAACTTCTCTTGGTACTGAACGAGTGAAAGCAAATTTATCGCCATCATGGCTTACTTGTACTTGAGATACTTGTTCTAGGTTGGTTAAATCGTCGGCGGTAATAACGTTTGCAGCAACACTGGTAGCACTCCAAAAAGTGACAACAAATGTTAATATCATTTTAATTTTATTCACGTATTTAGGTTTCCTATTTTCGAACTTACATGAGGCGTGCAAGCTTAAAGTTTTTTTAGGCAAAAACCAACGGCTTAAGTAGATGAAAATTAAAAAAATGCGATAAACGACATGGAATAGATGTTAAATAGTTTTTAAACGCTAATAACGGCTATTTTTTTTGTTAATAGCCGTACATAATTCATCCAATTTTCCATTTATACGTCAGGTGAATTGGCTAATGCCAAATTTAGGAAATGTTAATTATTCGTCAACAATTTGACTAAAGCGGCTTCGGTCAAGATTATCAACAGACATTGCCTTACTTACTTGTGGCATTGTCTCTGCAAACTGTTGTTTTAATGTCCAAGGCGGATTTACTGCAATCATACCCGATGATTGCATGCCCTTTACTGTGTCATCATTGACACCAATTTCAAATAACTGCACGTTGCGCATGGCTGTTTTTTGTATCGATTGCTCAAGTAAATCAATTTGACTGCGTTCAACGACTGGATACCATAATAATATTGTTGTTTGTGGCATTTTTTTGTATATCTTAGCCATCACCTTTACCACGGTTTGATAGTCCGATTTTATTTCATAGGACGGATCAATCAACACGATAGCTCTGCGGCTTTGATTGGGTAATAAACGTTGTACACCGGCAAATCCATCTTCTTTTTGCACATAGGTCATGCGCTTTATTGCACAGTATTTTTCAAGTTCAACCACGGTTTGTGGGTGCATTTCAAATAACCAAGCGTGATCGCCACGTCTCAGCAAGCGATTAACAAACATTGGTGAGCCTGGATAGGCGCGCTTAGCCAAATCATCTTTGATTAATTGATGGTAATTTTCTAAGCCCGGTAAATTTGCCCAATCTAGCTTCATAACGCCAGAATCGCTTTCTGCTGTTTTTCTAGCTTCCATTGAATCAAGCTGGTAATACCCTGCGCCGGCATGAGTATCAATATAATCGAATGGCTTGTCTTTACGTTGATAATAGTGAACACATTCGGTTAAAAGCCAATGTTTAAGTACGTCGGCATGATTGCCTGCGTGATAATGATGTTGGTAACTAAGCATAGATTATGGTCTTTGAATATTATCGGTAAAGTTTACCTGAGAAACGTCAATAATACACTGATTGTCGTGGTTAAAATAGCACGGATATATCGTCAATTGTGCCAAGTGCACCGTTTGTTATAGCCTTTTCGCGCTCTTCTTCGGTCAAGATATTTACCAAAGGCGTTTTACGACGATAGCGCTTCATCTTGCCACTATTTTCCAATATCGCCCGTTTAAATAAATCAGGCTGATCGCTCACTTCAATAATTGATAACCAAGTAATGTATTCACCATAACCTATCTTTGCTGTTTCGCGCCTGTTTTCTAGGGTTTCCTTTACTTGTTCAATTAACTCAGGATTAGACAGCAACTTTTCAACGATTGCGGCATGTATTACCCAAACTTGTTTATCAATATAGTCATCTTTAATACTGCGTTTAGAGATTTTATATGATCTGTTTTTATGGCGAGACCTATGTTGTGATTGACGTTGTGAATTCATTAATGAAAATCTCTCGACTTGTGTTTAAATGACGACAACTCACTTAAATCAGTAAGTTTTCCTGCAATAATATGAGTGACTTGCCCTTCACGTTCCAAAATTCCTGTAACCTTTAAGATTTTGCCAGTTAAATAGGCTTGTTTTTGAGCTCTTGCGGTTGCAGACCAAACAATCACGTTGATATTGCCAGTATCGTCTTCTAAGGTAACAAAGGTTACTCCTGAAGCGGTACCAGGTGACTGTTTACCGGTGACAACACCCACAACGCTCACCACAGACTTGTGCTCTTTAGATGCAAGCTCTGTCATTCTAGTAAAACGGCCTAACTGTTTTGTTTGTTCCAACAACGTTATAGGATGCTTGTTTAAGGTTAATCCTAAGGCGGCGTAATCTTCGTTTAAGGTTTCCACTTCACTAGGCTCAAAAATATGTTTTGTCTTGTTACTGCTAGCATTGCTTAAAACATCGTCAGACACCGCTGCGGCAAAAAGTGGCAAATCATCGCTACTATTCATTATAGCCCAGCGACTGTTATAGCGATTACCAAGTAAGTCT is from Thalassotalea crassostreae and encodes:
- the ccoG gene encoding cytochrome c oxidase accessory protein CcoG, whose protein sequence is MNKESNTLINKQQVIFQTNQIGNSSTTDQKIYVREQKGFYQRIRRSISFVLMSLFILIPFISHQNEQAVIFDLEAQTLKVFEFIFFPHDLLLFVFIFIIAAFALFVVSTKYGRVWCGFTCPQTIWTLMFVWVEHRVEGARSKRIALDKAKWSINKLVKKSLKHTIWLVFSILTSLVFMSYFVPANELYLSFINGQLSNVVFWWVIFFAVCTYTNAGFIREKMCEHMCPYSRFQSVMFNPSTSVVMYDANRGENRGPRKLNKEKPEQLGDCVDCNLCVQVCPVGIDIRNGLQYQCISCGLCIDACDQVMEKFGYKSKLIKFGYEMTHAKSKLSIFAYTMIIISMLVSLGLWLGARDSFEVSVIKDRNVLYRTLYSGETENSFTLKLLNKTNQKAIFNIATNLGEQFTIIGATDVSLKPKEHKEVTITIRAPSSYHQVFRSFKFNISNDSEAVSYESTFHGQS
- a CDS encoding PLP-dependent aminotransferase family protein; this translates as MTTSSMAKPVKYFEIARQIESQILSKTLLHGAKLPSIRELAIKYSVAKNTVISALQQLESKKLVVAAPKKGYFVSYQSTTKRIPKLLISPLTVQAVNMPDVFYDVMEKGAAFDILATPTNFHDHNKLSELNRYIGKSLRQKSAAHANYYDKPLGNDYLREQIALRYQQRECNFNREQLCITSGCQHALFIALLSCCKPGDNIAVETPTFYGVLRLLEQLNLNIIEIPSSIETGINTKELTNALSKWNISACIVTPCFATPAGSCMTDTQKQSMVLLANEYDFAIIEDDIYGDIGFDQSAIKPIKAFDTEDRVILCGSFSKSLSRDLRLGWISAGRWHKEAVRFKLASQLANSQSDQEGVAQFMMHGHYRRHLDQFRVKLAQQQAQLIDAIEQYFPKDCAYSIPKGGLCLWLELNNNVNTDVLYQQARKLNIHLTPGLLFSSQGFYNHHLRLSYNHPITNERLTALKQLAMLIKKFN
- a CDS encoding alpha/beta hydrolase family protein, which produces MILTFVVTFWSATSVAANVITADDLTNLEQVSQVQVSHDGDKFAFTRSVPREVYVEKDGLNWTQLFLLDDKGVERPYITGQVNIKNIQWSHNDEYIYFLAKMAEEKYSSLYRIAFLGGSEQKVISLKDRSISSYSLSNDGKTVAILAKPASDKSVKKLKELGFKAEVFEEDLVNQELYLVDLKITKKAINPEAAPINDYVSAVHFSPNNDTLLVKTQPSALIDDKYTLSQWHTFNIASKKITNSFSTEGKLGDASFSHDGQYVAMIGAEDKHDPSAGRLFIANTNDSKVNYWLENYPGHIADFAWSKSDNELYFIGNQGTQSMLGKLELSNPEIETVISLGQFIPSNISISNSGKTIALKANTEKHVNEVFMVRNNKATRLTNSNEWLADRRFGKQQTLSLKARDGVIIDGILIYPVDYKEGQTYPLIMTVHGGPESHDKDGWVTNYSRPGQLAAGQGYAVFYPNYRGSTGKGVDYSKLGQNDYAGKEFDDLIDFKNHLVDMGLVDESKVGITGGSYGGYASAWGATKLTEHFAASVMFVGISNQLSKFGTTDISSEMHNVHARSYPWDKWSWYLERSPIYWAGQSKTPLLIMHGKDDPRVHPAQSMELYRYFKVQNKPVRLVYYPGEGHGNKRMAAKYDYNLRLMRWMDNYLKQGNKTMPSHELDHKDKLELKDKDTAE
- a CDS encoding 23S rRNA (adenine(2030)-N(6))-methyltransferase RlmJ encodes the protein MLSYQHHYHAGNHADVLKHWLLTECVHYYQRKDKPFDYIDTHAGAGYYQLDSMEARKTAESDSGVMKLDWANLPGLENYHQLIKDDLAKRAYPGSPMFVNRLLRRGDHAWLFEMHPQTVVELEKYCAIKRMTYVQKEDGFAGVQRLLPNQSRRAIVLIDPSYEIKSDYQTVVKVMAKIYKKMPQTTILLWYPVVERSQIDLLEQSIQKTAMRNVQLFEIGVNDDTVKGMQSSGMIAVNPPWTLKQQFAETMPQVSKAMSVDNLDRSRFSQIVDE